The Myroides fluvii region AAATTACGCGTAAGCTATGGCACTACTGCTGTGAATACAGGAATGACGACTGAATTATTCACGGTAACTACTGGTTCAAGTAGTACTACCGTTGAGAAAGTGATTGACTTTACACCAGCAACAAGCGGAGTGTACTATATTGGTTTTCAGTCTTTTTCTGATCAGAATAAACTTACGCTATACGTAGGAGATGTTGAGTTAGATAAAACACCTACCTGTTTTGTTCCAGAAGTGATTACGGTGAATGATGCAACATTGACGTATGATACGGTTACCTTTACCTGGGCAGTGCCTGAACAAGCACCTGCTAATGGATACGAATATGAAATTCGCACTTCGGGTAATCCTGGAGAAGCAACGGGACGTGTAGCGACAGGAACGACCGCCGCGGGTGTATTAACGGCTACAGCCAATGGTTTATTACCTTTGACAGACTATAAAATTTACATTAGATCCGTATGTGCAGGAACAGACAGAAGTGTATGGTCTCTGGCTCAAAATTTTAAAACAAAATGTTTACCTCCTTTGCTAGTATCAACGGTAGGTGGAACAATTTGTGGAGTAGGGGAAACAGATCTACAAGCGACTTATAATAATCCAAATAGTTTAGTTCGATGGTATGAAACTGCTACAAGTACCACTCTTCTAGGTACGGGGAATACATTTACTACTCCAGAACTTTCACAAACAACTTCATTCTGGGTAAGTGCATCAGCTGATGTTGTATTGAAAAATGTTGGAAAAGTTGCACCAATTGAAAATTCTACTTATGAAGGCACAGATACAGGAATTGTATTTACAGTTGCTGAAACAATAAAAATAACAGGTGCCGATATTTATGCTACACGAGGAGGAACTATTAATGTTAAAATCACGAATAGTGCTGGGGTAGAATTGTATTCAACAGGTAATGTAACTATTCAGGCAAACGGTTTAACTACGCCTACTAGAGTACCTATGAATTTCGAGGTACAACCAGGTACGGGGTATCGTATGTTGATTAAAGCCTATTCAGGAGTGAGCTTGATTAGAGAATATAGTGCTTCGTTTCCTTATGTAGGTGAAGATAATACAGTTACACTTACAGGTGGTTATCTCTCAGGAGCAAGTTCTACGTATTATTATTTTTATAATATTGGATATGAAGTGGGGTGTATGTCTCCTCGTACAGAAGTAGTGGCTACGGTAACTCCAGCACCAACCTTTACATTATCAACAGCAGAGTTAGAAATTTGTAGAGAACAAGACAGCAATGCAGTAACGATTACAGCTGGTGCTGCGAATTATGATACCTATGAGTGGCTACCTGCTACTGGTGTAACGGGTAATGCTACAATAGGATGGGTTTTCTCACCAACAGAAACGACGGAGTATGTGTTAACTGTATCTCAATCGGAGGGTGTTTGTAAAGTTAAAAAAACTGTACAGGTTGTTGTAAAACCAACACCAGAAGTAAACGGTATGCTAACAGCAATAGAGTTATGTCCTGGAGCGGTAAGTGAAATGAATGCAGGTGCCGGTAGAAGTACTACTGCAATTTTTGGAACAGGAACCTCAGCGACAGGAACAACATCTTATCCGAATCCATTGTCTGCTTATTATGGTGGAGTGAAAACGCAAATGTTGTATACCAAAGATGAATTATTAGCGAAAGGATTAAGTGCCGGAAGTGTGATTCAGACATTGGCTTTTGAATTAAATGCTTTTGCAGCTAATCAATGTAAAGATTTTACCATTCGCATGGGGCATACAACGAATACAGTGATGACCTTGGCAGATTTAGCTACATCGTCAACATTGACTTCAGTGTATAGCCAATCTTTTACTCCATCAGCTTCAGGTTTCGTAACATTTACATTAAATACTCCATTTACTTGGGATGGTACGAGTAATTTAATTATTGAAACGGTACACAATGCCGGAAATGGTGGAAATGGCTCCGGAACAACACATCGTTATACTACTACTACATTTGATAGTGTTGCTTATGGAGCATCTGATAGTGTTGCTGGAGGAATAGGTGGAATGGATGCTCGTACCTCATTTACTTCAAATGGGGTTTCAAAAAACAGACCAAACATTAAATTAGGATTCTCTTCTACACATCAGTATGCATGGGCTCCATTAACTGGACTATATACAAATCCAGAGGGAACTACGCCTTATACAGGGGATTCACGTAGAGTAGTATATGTAAAAACTACAACTCCACAGATTTATACTTTAACAGCAAAAGATACTGAATCTTCATGCGAAATAACAAAAGAAGTTTCAGTAAATATTATAGACGTTGGAAGTTTTGAACTTGATCAAACAGTATTCTGTCAAACGGTTAATACAGCTGATATTCCATTGACGATCACAGGAACAGCAACGGCGAAATGGTACGGTTCAATGACGAGTACAGAAGCATTGACTTCAATTACACAAACAGGAACGTATTATGTTGAATTAGTACTTGGTACCTGTCATGGTGTACGCGAAGCTGTGGAAATAGAAATTGTTAGACCTATTCTTCCAGTTGCAGCTGCAGATCAATCTTTATGTGAGGATACAACATTAGCTGATTTAGTGGTTACACTGGCTAATCGATATGAAAGTAAATGGTATGCTTCTGAAACAGCAACTGAAGTTTTACCTGATACAACAGTTTTAACGGATGGAACAACGTATTATGTAGCTAGTTATTTCCCTCAAGTTGGATGTGAATCTGAAAGAGTTGCGGTAACGGTTCATTTATCACGTACTCCAGCTCCAGTGGCTCCAAATGAGCAAAAATTCTGTTTAGTTAATGCACCAACTATCGCCGATTTAGAGGTAGAAGGAACGGCAGTAAAATGGTATGACGCTCCAGTAGGAGGAACATTGTTAACCAATGCAACAGCATTACAAGACGGAAACACATACTATGCTTCACAAAAGTTAAACAATTGTGAGAGTGATGTTAGAACAGCCGTACGTACTTTAGTTGAGGATATTTTACCTGCACCAATAGTTTCTGCAACAGATGTTTATTATACCTATGGTGATTCACCAGTAGTTCTGGATGCTTCGCTTACAAGTGGAGATGAATTAGTGTGGTATGTAGGTGATGCAACAACGGGAAGTACAACTGCACCAACGCCTTCAACAGCTGCAGTTGGAACAACAACATATTGGGTGAGCCAACGCATTATCAATGGATGTGAAAGTGCGCGTACAGAAGTTAAAGTACATGTAGCTCCAGCGGTGTTAACTGTTGTAGCTAATGATTTAACCAAAGTATACGGTCCAACAGATCCAACATTGACCTATACTATAACAGGATTTAAATTAACAGATAATGAAAGTGTAGTAACAGGTAGACTAGCTAGAGTAGTTGGAGAAAATGTTGGAGATTATGCAATTGGTATTGGTAGTTTAAGTGCTGCGAATTATACGTTTGATTTTACAGCAGCAACCTTTACAATTACACCAGCTCCATTACGCGTGAATGCTAATGCGATGACTAAAGCTTATGGCCAAGTAGAACCTGCTTTAACGTTTTTCGGTACAGGGTATAAATTCAACGATGGCAATAGTTCTTTATTAGGAGCATTAGATAGAGAAGCGGGAGAGAATATAGGAACTTACGCAATTACACAAGGTACGCTAACATCGCCAAACTATACGATTTCTTTTACAGGGAATACGTTTACAATTGTGGCAGCAGAATTGAAAATCATCTTCGGAAATCAAACAAAAGTATATGGAGATGCTGATCCTGCTTTAAATTACCGTGTACAAGGGCTAGCAAATGGGGATACCAATGCTGTTATTACTGGAACGTTAACACGTCAACCGGGAGAAAATGTAGGAACATATGCATACCAACAAGGAACAATTGCAACTACATCTAACTACCGCTTGCAGTTTGAATTAGGTAATTTGACAATTACGCCAGCAGACTTAATGATTGTACCAATCGCAGGACAATCGAAAATATACGGACAAGATGATTCTGTATTGAACTATACAGCAATTGGATTCAAATTCACCGATACAACAGCTGTAATTAGCGGTTTACTAACAAGAGCAGTTGGTGAAATAGTACGTGTTTATCGTTATGAGATAGGTAGTTTAACTACACTTCACAATAATTATAGCATTGTTCTTGATCAGACAAATACATTTGAGATTAAACCAGCACCTCTTACTATTGTTGTTGATGCAAATCAACGCAAGACATTTGGTTCAGCGGATCCAGTCTTTACATATAGACTTCAAGGATTACAGTTTAATGACCGAAATGTAAATGCAATTATTGGAAATTTAGGAAGAGTAGTAGGAGAAGCAGTGGGTGTTTATGCAATCAATCAAGGGACACTTGTAGCGAGAGCAAATTACTATATTGATTCATTCATCCCTTCAACGTTCGAAATCGTACAGAACGAAGTAGGAAATGTAACGCTACCTTCAAAAACATTTACGTACGATGGTACTGTGAAAAGTCTTGCGGTAACAGGAGATTTAGCTCCTAATGCAGTGGTGACTTATGTCAATAATAATCAAACGGAAGTTGGTGTTTATAATGTGAAAGCAATTATTGATTATGGACCGAATTTCGAAATAAAAGAGCTTGATGCGATATTGAGAATTGTCAAAGCAGAACAAGTGATTACGTTTGATGAATTAGGTACCGTGATTTTAGATGAGACACCATCATTCCAATTACAAGCTAGAGCAAGCTCTAGATTGCCAATTCGCTATGAAGTGACGTTTGAAGATCAACCAATATTAACATTGACACCATCAGGATTAGTAACGCCGTTACAAGTGGGTACAGCAACGATTACAGCGTACCAAGATGGCAACGAAAATTATTTACCTGCTAAGCCAGTTTCTAGAACTTTAATCATTAAGAGCAATGGAACAGAAATTACTGACTTAATAGTAGATGGTGTTTCTTATGGTAAAATTCAAGATGAAACTTATGTGTTGTTAGACTGTGAAACAAATAAAGATACAGTTACATTGGATGTTATTGTTCCTTTTGGAACAACAGTGAAGCCAAGCAATCACATTGTAGTAGATGTTAAATCAGTAGGATTACACAAACAAGAAATCGAAGTACTTTCAGAAGATGGTACGAAGAGTAAAAAGTACACTGTAATTATCGATAAGCGTTTAGCTACAGCGAATGTAGTTTACGAGAAATACGAAAACGTATTGTTAGTAAACAATGATCCAGCAACAAATGGAGGCTATAACTTTGTGAAATTTGAGTGGTATAAAAACGACGAGTTAGTGGGTACACAACAAGCTTATTCTGCAGGTGATAAATATGGAGATAAGTTAGATCCAACTGCAGTTTATTACGCTGTTCTTAAGTTGAAAAACGGAACGACGTTTACAACTTGTCCAATTGTATTAGAATTTGAAGCAGCAGATGAGTTACAAGTTTATCCAAACCCTGTTCGAAAAACAGAGGCATTGAATGTTGTATTAGATTCTAAATCAGATTATGAAAACTCATACATTATTTATAATGTATTAGGACAAGCAGTGGCAAAAGGTGTATTCAACGGAAATAGAAAAGAGTTGAATTTACCAAGTACAATAACTACTGGATCTTATTTCTTAGTGTTGAAATCAGGAGGTAAACACCAATCTGTTCAGTTCATCGTAAAAGAATAAAAGATAACGTAGATTTATTAATTTTAAATAGTTGTCAGGCGGGAGCACCGCGACCGCCTGATTTTTTAAAACGAATTTTATGAGAAAAGTTATATATGTATTAAGTCTGTTTGGCTTGTGTTTGATTTCTCAAACGGCAGCAGCTCAATTCAATCCTTACTATTACAATAAACACGAAGTTGGAGTAAGTGTACAAGGAGGATATTTGGGATTACAAAACAGCATGCCTTATGGTTTTAAATCGGATGGGGGGATGTCTTTTGGGGCTGGACTTCACTATGATTACCATTTGTCTCGCAAATTTAGCGTGGGAATTGGCGGAGTTTATACTATGAGTAATGCCAAATACGAAGCGAATCGCTATGAGGGAAGTATGCCTACAGTAGATTCAGAAGGTGCTAATTTTATCTTTAAGTACAAAACAAGTGCTGTGAATGAGAAGATGACACTAAATCAATTGAATATTCCAATTACGGTTGCCTATACCATGGACAATAATTTGTACTTCAGAACAGGAGTTCAAATAGGATTGAGTATGACAAGTGAAGTGGAAACTACGTTTAATCATTTAGAAACAGAAGGTTATTTTCCGCAGTATAACTTGACTTTGCCTTTTCCGATACCGAATGGATTTGGCTCTTTCGGAACTCAGAAGCATACGAAAGATGTGGACGTTAATACGAGAATTGCTTGGGTAGGAGAAGTAGGATATAAGTATGAATTAGCCGAAAGACAGAATTTGTATTTTGGCTTGTATTTTGATTTAGGATTAAATGATATAAAGAAATCGAATAGCGATACTGCTACTTCTTCTCTTCTTGGTTATCAACCAATTAAAGGGGAGAAAGAAGCTAAATTGGATTACAATGCAGCCTATGATAATGCAACGTATAAATTAAAAACGTATGCTATCGGAATTAAAGTAAAATATGGTTTTGGTCTATAATTGATTTTTTGTTTTAATTGTTTAGCACTCAATGATAAAAATTGAGTGCTTTTTTAGGGAAAGATAAGGGCGACTTGAGAAAGTCGCCCTTTCTTATTGTAGATGTTGAGTCAAGCATTGTTTTTTAATAAGGGGAACGTTCTCCTTTATATTAGCTTGCATTATTAATACTAGTACATGCATTTAATGCATAAAAAAAGGCCGTCTCTTAGAGACGGCCTTTTGATTTATCGTTGGATAAACTATGCTTTTTTACGGGTGTCTAATTCTCCAAAATACATTTCTTGGAAACTTTTGTTTACACCGTGATCCACGCGTTTATGGAACGTTCTAGGATCAATTTCGCTTGGTTTTTCATAACCTACTGCGCTAATGAATTCTCCTAAAGCTTTCATTGTATTTTTGTGGAAATTGGCTACGCGCATTCTCTTATCTGTAATATCTAGTGCTTTGTACAACGTTTCATCTTGTGTAGCAATACCTACAGGACAATGTCCGCTATCACATTGTAAAGCCTGGATACAACCTAAGGCAAACATCATACCTCTGGCACTATAACATGCATCAGCACCAAGTGCGATCGTTTTAGCAATATCAAAGGCAGAAATGATTCTTCCTGAAGCTAAAAGTCTAATTTTTCCTCTTAAGCCGTTTTCAATTAATGTTTTGTTAGCGAATACTAAAGCATCGTTCAATGCCATTCCCATATAGTCAATAAATTCTAATGGAGCAGCTCCTGTTCCTCCTTCAGCACCATCAATCGTGATGAAATCTGGTGTGATCCCCGTTTGTTTCATTGCATCTATAATAGCCAAGAACTCATCTTTACGACCAATACAAATCTTAAACCCAACAGGTTTTCCATTAGATAACTTTCTAAGTTTAGCTATAAAGTGTATTAATTCAACTGGATTGCTGAATGCAGTGTGTCCAGATGGTGAGTGAACGGTTGTATGTGGAGTAATACTTCTAATTGCAGCAATTTCTACTGTGTTTTTTTCTGCAGGTAACAATCCCCCGTGTCCAGGTTTAGCTCCTTGAGAAAGTTTTAACTCAATCATTTTTACCTCAGGGTAGTTTGAGCGCTCCTCAAATAAAGGCTCACTAAAGAATCCTTTTTCATCGCGACATCCAAAGTATCCTGTACCAATTTGCCAAATTAAATCTCCTCCTGAACGGTGGTATTGACTAATACCCCCTTCACCAGTGTTGTGTGCAAAACCACCAATTTTAGCTCCTTCATTTAAAGCCGTAATTGCCTTTTTGCTCAATGCACCATAACTCATTGCACTAATATTGTAAATACTTGCACTATAAGGTTGTTTACATTCCTCTCCACCAATTAACGTTCTGAAATTAGTGTCCGTAACGTGTTTCGGATATACAGAGTGAGCCGCCCATTCATAACCAATGCGGTTCGGATCATCTTGCATACCAAAAGAAACAGTTTGTTTTTCGTTTTTAGCCCTTTGGTAAACAATCGAACGCTCACGACGGTTAAACGGTTTCCCATCTAGTTCTCCCTCCCAAAAATACTGACGCATCTCTGGACGAATAGATTCAAACATATATCTAAAACGAGCGAATAACGGGTAGTTTCTTCGAATCGTATGTCTGTTTTGAAGTAAATCATAGATTGTTAAGTATGTTAGAATTCCGGAGAGTACAAGATTAACAATGCTAGCTGCTGATTGGTAAAGAACAACAGTAGTAATAGAGTACAATACGTATATCAAAACTGAAGCAATGGTCAATTGTCCAAATGTGAATCGATTAAAAAACTTTTTGTGAAACATAAATCTAAAATTTAGTGCAATCTTTTTGTTGTCTAGTTTGTAATGTTAATAGTTTAAAAAATAGGGTGAATAGGGCGGATTTTGGCATTTTTCTATTTCAAAATAAACAGAAAATAAAATCACTTCTATCGAAAGCAAAGGTAGTAAAGATTTTGAATTTAAAAGATTTTTATAATTATTATTTTGCCAAGATTCGGCTGTAAAAATGCTAATATGATAATTTTATATGGAATGAATAAGTATTTTTTATGTTTTTTTGTTGAAGCGTGATTAAAATGTAATCTTTGTTCTTTTTTTTTGGTATAAAATCGTTTGGAAGCAGTGTTTTATAGGTATAATTGAAATTTATAAATACTGTGTTTACCACTAACTAAATAAGCGATTATACAGCAAAGAGCGGTATAGATAAGTGTTTCACTACCAAATAATTCAACAGACATAAAGATACAAGCTAAAGGTGTTTTGGTTGCACCTGCGAAAACGGCCACAAAACCGAGGCTTGCTACAAAGCCAATAGGTAACTGTAAAGAGACAGCTAGAAAACTACCCAAAGTTGCTCCTATAAAAAATAAAGGGGTTACTTCTCCTCCTTTAAAACCCATTCCCAATGTAATAGCCGTGAATAGTATTTTGAGTAAAAAAACGGTCGAGGGCTGCGATACAGCAAATGAATCTACTATAGTTTCTATACCCAAGCCCAAAAATTGTGCATCTTGGATGCAATAGTAAAGTAGAATAATAATAAGGCCTCCAAAAAAGGGGCGTAAAGGTGGATAACTGATGTATTTTGAGGCCAACTGAGAGACTGTATCCGTTGATTTGACAAATAGAATAGCCGTTAAGCCAAACGCGATACCAGCGACACTTATTTTTAATACAGTATTGACATCTAAAGGCGGAATTACAGCTGCTGGATAAGTAGTGTGTGAAATTCCCCACAGAAGACAAATGTAATGTGAAACGATAGCTGTAAGAAGTAAAGGGAGGATGTGATTGTATTTGTTTCTACCAACAACCATGAGTTCTATCGCAAACAAAGTTCCAGCCAAAGGTGTTCCAAAAACAGAAGCGAAGCCCCCCGCAATTCCCATTAGCAAGAGCGCTTGTCTATCTAAAGGAGAGCCTTTGAACAGTTTGCTACATTGATCCGCTAGTGCTCCACCAAGTTGAACGGCTGTTCCCTCTCTACCCGCTGATCCTCCAAAGAGATGTGTAATCCAAGTACCTACTAATACAAAGGGCACCATTTTAAAGGGGATTTTAGCCGTGGGATGATGATATTCTTGGATTAACAAGTTATTCCCCTTGTTTACAGAACCACCACAATAATAATATAAACAACCGATAAGAAATCCGCCTAAGGGTAATCCAACTAACAAGACGGGGTTAGCTGACCGAAGGGATGTAACATAGTCGAGAACAAACAAGAATAGGGCAGAGGCAGTACCTATAAGCCCACCGAGTAGTAAACTGATCAGTATCCAACGAAAAGTTGTGCTAAAAGAATAGAAAAGAAAATCTTTTGTTTTTTTAATTGCATTCATAACGGCATTGTATAGATTATAAAAACTATATATACTAGACGTCATCAGCTCCAAGGCGGTTCGAGGCAGACATCATTGCCTATTATGATAATACAAAGATAAAAAAAAAGTTCAACCCAATGAGTTGAACTTTTTAATTTTTTGTATGATAAGTGATTAAATATCATCAAATTCTACGTCTGTAAAATTGTTTAATGAATCACCTTCTTCTTTTTGATATTCTTTTTTGAAATCTTTTTGGTGTCTTTCAGAAATAACTTCTTCACCTTTATGATTTACTACGTATTCTGTCATCTCATCTAAGATCTCTTTAAATGCAGCAAAATCTTCTTTATATAAATAGATTTTGTGTTTTTTAAAGTGGAATGAACCATCGTCTTCGGTGAATTTTTTACTTTCAGTTACGGTTATGTAGTAATCATCAGCTTTTGTAGCTCTTACATCAAAGAAATAAGTTCTTCTACCCGCTCTCAATACTTTCGAGAAAATCTCTTCTTTTTCTAACATTTCGTTATCTCTCATAATCCTTCTATCAATTAATTGATTTGTATATATAGCTTTCAAAAGTCTAAAAAAAATCCTAATAAACCAACTTTTTACACTATTTCTTTTTCTTTCAATTGTTTTTCGTGTAACTCTGCATAGTATCCGTGTTGAGCGATCAAAGTCTCATGTGTTCCTGCCTGAATAATCGCCCCCTGATCCAATACAATAATTTGATCTGCGTTTTTTGCTGAAGACACGCGATGCGTCACAATCAACGTGGTTATGTGTTTGCTGTGTTGTTCTAGGTGCTTCAGGATGCGTTCTTCTGTTTCGGTATCTACTGCAGATAATGCGTCGTCTAACAAAAGGATAGGCGCGTCTTTGATTAAGGCTCTGGCTATTGAAACACGCTGTTTTTGCCCGCCGGACAGGGTTAGTCCACGCTCTCCTAATACGGTGTCATAGCCCTTTTCAAATTGTTCTATATTGTGGTGTACAACTGCTTTTTTAGCGGCATCTTCAATTTCGTCTATTGTAGCGTCTTCTTTCCCAAAGCGGATGTTGTTGCTGATAGTGTCCGAAAATAAAAAGGAATCCTGAGGAACTACAGCAACACTTTTTCGGAGATCTGTTAAGTTACAATCCTCAATAGGTTGACCATCAAATAAAATACGACCCGAATCGATGGTGTACATTCTGCTAATCAACGAGAGTAAGGTACTTTTTCCTGATCCCGTTTTTCCTAATATCGCCAACGTGTCGCCTTGGTTTAAGTGGAAACTTACCCCGCGTAAGGCCTGTATTCCTGTGTCCGAATAAGTAAATGAAACATTTTCAAACGTGATATTGCCCTTAATTTCCGTTGGATTTGGAT contains the following coding sequences:
- a CDS encoding PUR family DNA/RNA-binding protein; this translates as MRDNEMLEKEEIFSKVLRAGRRTYFFDVRATKADDYYITVTESKKFTEDDGSFHFKKHKIYLYKEDFAAFKEILDEMTEYVVNHKGEEVISERHQKDFKKEYQKEEGDSLNNFTDVEFDDI
- a CDS encoding chloride channel protein, encoding MNAIKKTKDFLFYSFSTTFRWILISLLLGGLIGTASALFLFVLDYVTSLRSANPVLLVGLPLGGFLIGCLYYYCGGSVNKGNNLLIQEYHHPTAKIPFKMVPFVLVGTWITHLFGGSAGREGTAVQLGGALADQCSKLFKGSPLDRQALLLMGIAGGFASVFGTPLAGTLFAIELMVVGRNKYNHILPLLLTAIVSHYICLLWGISHTTYPAAVIPPLDVNTVLKISVAGIAFGLTAILFVKSTDTVSQLASKYISYPPLRPFFGGLIIILLYYCIQDAQFLGLGIETIVDSFAVSQPSTVFLLKILFTAITLGMGFKGGEVTPLFFIGATLGSFLAVSLQLPIGFVASLGFVAVFAGATKTPLACIFMSVELFGSETLIYTALCCIIAYLVSGKHSIYKFQLYL
- a CDS encoding FMN-binding glutamate synthase family protein, whose product is MFHKKFFNRFTFGQLTIASVLIYVLYSITTVVLYQSAASIVNLVLSGILTYLTIYDLLQNRHTIRRNYPLFARFRYMFESIRPEMRQYFWEGELDGKPFNRRERSIVYQRAKNEKQTVSFGMQDDPNRIGYEWAAHSVYPKHVTDTNFRTLIGGEECKQPYSASIYNISAMSYGALSKKAITALNEGAKIGGFAHNTGEGGISQYHRSGGDLIWQIGTGYFGCRDEKGFFSEPLFEERSNYPEVKMIELKLSQGAKPGHGGLLPAEKNTVEIAAIRSITPHTTVHSPSGHTAFSNPVELIHFIAKLRKLSNGKPVGFKICIGRKDEFLAIIDAMKQTGITPDFITIDGAEGGTGAAPLEFIDYMGMALNDALVFANKTLIENGLRGKIRLLASGRIISAFDIAKTIALGADACYSARGMMFALGCIQALQCDSGHCPVGIATQDETLYKALDITDKRMRVANFHKNTMKALGEFISAVGYEKPSEIDPRTFHKRVDHGVNKSFQEMYFGELDTRKKA
- a CDS encoding outer membrane beta-barrel protein, whose protein sequence is MRKVIYVLSLFGLCLISQTAAAQFNPYYYNKHEVGVSVQGGYLGLQNSMPYGFKSDGGMSFGAGLHYDYHLSRKFSVGIGGVYTMSNAKYEANRYEGSMPTVDSEGANFIFKYKTSAVNEKMTLNQLNIPITVAYTMDNNLYFRTGVQIGLSMTSEVETTFNHLETEGYFPQYNLTLPFPIPNGFGSFGTQKHTKDVDVNTRIAWVGEVGYKYELAERQNLYFGLYFDLGLNDIKKSNSDTATSSLLGYQPIKGEKEAKLDYNAAYDNATYKLKTYAIGIKVKYGFGL
- a CDS encoding MBG domain-containing protein; this encodes MKQKLLLTWLFLLSFSLSMFSQIQIGSGTSTTDRMPIYGRDGYNVSQQIVLNTEYSDQDGMAGNISKIKWFVDSFSPNSAEWNLWDVYISHTTKTSFTGSSDFVPLTGLTPLFSGTINPVAGEWMELTLTTPFDYNGVDNILVTVIEKQAGFSSFEGRPFFRSYSATNRGLYASQDSGPINVANLNSSANKTRTSTVAQIQIVGALNPCQKPENLRISGLTSTTATVNWVNNSAGALTQEYEVRTNTAVGTATGRVSTGSVSNAEEQVDLTTLTPDTLYYFYIRTNCEDDVSSSWAMISFKTLCGATNIPYVMTLSSSSVLPSCITVQDVNNDSKTWTASSKPSGSGFVDANVMKYNMHTTNAANDWFYTQGLNLVAGQSYRVLFKYRDAGQVDRLRVSYGTGAVNTAMTQELFITDTGTTNATVAKFIDFVPATSGVFYIGFQSYSDANKGSWFLGDVKVELSPSCIEPAGASLTNVTANTAIFSWLASGSTPANGYAYEVRTEGNPGDATGRVASGTTAAGVVTATVNGLTANTAYKFYVKAVCSATESSVWSAVLDFRTLCTVENVPYVMDINYVTTPNVPFCLTVQDVNADNKTWTSHDKPSGSQFRATKVMGCPHHTSNAANDWFFTNAINLVAGQSYRLKFKYSHGNWVEKLRVSYGTTAVNTGMTTELFTVTTGSSSTTVEKVIDFTPATSGVYYIGFQSFSDQNKLTLYVGDVELDKTPTCFVPEVITVNDATLTYDTVTFTWAVPEQAPANGYEYEIRTSGNPGEATGRVATGTTAAGVLTATANGLLPLTDYKIYIRSVCAGTDRSVWSLAQNFKTKCLPPLLVSTVGGTICGVGETDLQATYNNPNSLVRWYETATSTTLLGTGNTFTTPELSQTTSFWVSASADVVLKNVGKVAPIENSTYEGTDTGIVFTVAETIKITGADIYATRGGTINVKITNSAGVELYSTGNVTIQANGLTTPTRVPMNFEVQPGTGYRMLIKAYSGVSLIREYSASFPYVGEDNTVTLTGGYLSGASSTYYYFYNIGYEVGCMSPRTEVVATVTPAPTFTLSTAELEICREQDSNAVTITAGAANYDTYEWLPATGVTGNATIGWVFSPTETTEYVLTVSQSEGVCKVKKTVQVVVKPTPEVNGMLTAIELCPGAVSEMNAGAGRSTTAIFGTGTSATGTTSYPNPLSAYYGGVKTQMLYTKDELLAKGLSAGSVIQTLAFELNAFAANQCKDFTIRMGHTTNTVMTLADLATSSTLTSVYSQSFTPSASGFVTFTLNTPFTWDGTSNLIIETVHNAGNGGNGSGTTHRYTTTTFDSVAYGASDSVAGGIGGMDARTSFTSNGVSKNRPNIKLGFSSTHQYAWAPLTGLYTNPEGTTPYTGDSRRVVYVKTTTPQIYTLTAKDTESSCEITKEVSVNIIDVGSFELDQTVFCQTVNTADIPLTITGTATAKWYGSMTSTEALTSITQTGTYYVELVLGTCHGVREAVEIEIVRPILPVAAADQSLCEDTTLADLVVTLANRYESKWYASETATEVLPDTTVLTDGTTYYVASYFPQVGCESERVAVTVHLSRTPAPVAPNEQKFCLVNAPTIADLEVEGTAVKWYDAPVGGTLLTNATALQDGNTYYASQKLNNCESDVRTAVRTLVEDILPAPIVSATDVYYTYGDSPVVLDASLTSGDELVWYVGDATTGSTTAPTPSTAAVGTTTYWVSQRIINGCESARTEVKVHVAPAVLTVVANDLTKVYGPTDPTLTYTITGFKLTDNESVVTGRLARVVGENVGDYAIGIGSLSAANYTFDFTAATFTITPAPLRVNANAMTKAYGQVEPALTFFGTGYKFNDGNSSLLGALDREAGENIGTYAITQGTLTSPNYTISFTGNTFTIVAAELKIIFGNQTKVYGDADPALNYRVQGLANGDTNAVITGTLTRQPGENVGTYAYQQGTIATTSNYRLQFELGNLTITPADLMIVPIAGQSKIYGQDDSVLNYTAIGFKFTDTTAVISGLLTRAVGEIVRVYRYEIGSLTTLHNNYSIVLDQTNTFEIKPAPLTIVVDANQRKTFGSADPVFTYRLQGLQFNDRNVNAIIGNLGRVVGEAVGVYAINQGTLVARANYYIDSFIPSTFEIVQNEVGNVTLPSKTFTYDGTVKSLAVTGDLAPNAVVTYVNNNQTEVGVYNVKAIIDYGPNFEIKELDAILRIVKAEQVITFDELGTVILDETPSFQLQARASSRLPIRYEVTFEDQPILTLTPSGLVTPLQVGTATITAYQDGNENYLPAKPVSRTLIIKSNGTEITDLIVDGVSYGKIQDETYVLLDCETNKDTVTLDVIVPFGTTVKPSNHIVVDVKSVGLHKQEIEVLSEDGTKSKKYTVIIDKRLATANVVYEKYENVLLVNNDPATNGGYNFVKFEWYKNDELVGTQQAYSAGDKYGDKLDPTAVYYAVLKLKNGTTFTTCPIVLEFEAADELQVYPNPVRKTEALNVVLDSKSDYENSYIIYNVLGQAVAKGVFNGNRKELNLPSTITTGSYFLVLKSGGKHQSVQFIVKE